Proteins encoded together in one Altererythrobacter epoxidivorans window:
- the aroA gene encoding 3-phosphoshikimate 1-carboxyvinyltransferase, whose translation MPAHRFLPRGPLTGRLRVPGDKSISHRSIMFGALAVGETRVTGLLEGEDVMATAAAMRAMGAQIEKSGDEWIIHGVGVGGLLQPEQALDMGNSGTSTRLLMGLVASHDITTSFTGDASLSKRPMGRVIDPLSLMGAHFEASPDGTLPLMMRGAQPAVPITYRLPVASAQVKSAVLLAGLNTPGITTVIEPVPTRDHSERMLRGFGAELEVEEVDGERIIRIHGEAELKPQQVEVPGDPSSAAFFIVAALITEGSDLVIENVGLNPTRAGIVEVLRQMGGSIEELDRREVGGEPVADLRVRHSALTGIEVDPSIAPSMIDEFPVFFVAAALANGTTTTSGLDELRVKESDRLSAMAAALTGAGVQVEESEDGLTIQGSGGEPLRGTSNSRTKTHLDHRIAMSMAVAGLASRDGVEVDDIAPIQTSFPNFMELLDRAAS comes from the coding sequence CGTGACCGGCTTGCTCGAGGGCGAAGACGTGATGGCGACCGCCGCAGCGATGCGGGCAATGGGCGCTCAGATCGAAAAATCGGGCGATGAGTGGATCATTCACGGCGTCGGCGTCGGTGGATTGCTGCAACCGGAGCAGGCACTCGACATGGGCAATAGCGGCACCTCGACGCGGCTCCTGATGGGCCTGGTCGCCAGCCATGACATAACCACCAGCTTCACTGGTGATGCCAGCCTGTCGAAGCGCCCCATGGGGCGCGTGATCGACCCGCTTTCGCTGATGGGCGCACATTTCGAGGCATCGCCCGACGGGACGCTGCCGCTGATGATGCGCGGCGCCCAGCCTGCCGTACCGATCACCTACCGCCTGCCGGTTGCGAGCGCGCAGGTGAAGAGCGCGGTGCTGCTCGCGGGCCTCAACACGCCCGGCATCACGACCGTGATCGAGCCTGTGCCGACCCGCGACCATTCGGAACGCATGTTGCGCGGCTTCGGCGCCGAACTGGAGGTCGAGGAAGTGGATGGCGAACGGATCATCCGCATCCACGGCGAAGCCGAGCTGAAGCCGCAACAGGTGGAGGTGCCGGGCGATCCTTCCTCTGCCGCCTTCTTCATCGTCGCCGCGCTGATCACCGAGGGAAGCGACCTGGTGATCGAGAACGTGGGCCTCAACCCGACCCGTGCCGGGATCGTCGAGGTGCTGCGCCAGATGGGCGGCAGCATCGAGGAACTGGACCGGCGGGAAGTCGGCGGCGAGCCAGTGGCGGACCTTCGCGTTAGGCATTCCGCCCTCACCGGGATCGAGGTCGATCCTTCGATCGCGCCTTCGATGATCGACGAATTTCCCGTGTTCTTCGTGGCGGCGGCGCTTGCGAACGGCACTACGACCACCAGCGGGCTCGACGAATTGCGGGTCAAGGAAAGCGATCGCCTGTCCGCAATGGCTGCCGCACTTACCGGTGCCGGAGTACAGGTGGAGGAAAGCGAGGACGGGCTGACCATTCAGGGATCCGGCGGAGAACCGCTGCGCGGCACCTCCAATAGCCGGACAAAGACCCATCTCGATCACCGTATCGCGATGAGCATGGCTGTGGCCGGCCTCGCATCGAGAGACGGTGTCGAGGTCGACGACATTGCGCCTATCCAGACAAGCTTCCCCAACTTCATGGAGCTGCTGGATCGGGCCGCTTCGTGA
- a CDS encoding CBU_0592 family membrane protein, whose protein sequence is MQLDWAALVGFVGTACIIGAYFYLTASEKPNPLILHGTNLAGAALLTVSLLVHTNWPSLVLEGFWAAIAIWGLWKALRARKNAP, encoded by the coding sequence ATGCAGCTCGACTGGGCAGCCCTGGTGGGCTTCGTCGGCACCGCATGCATCATCGGAGCCTATTTCTACCTGACCGCCAGCGAGAAACCGAACCCGCTGATCCTGCACGGGACGAACCTCGCGGGCGCAGCCTTGCTGACCGTTTCCCTCCTCGTCCACACCAACTGGCCCAGCCTCGTGCTCGAAGGGTTCTGGGCAGCGATTGCCATCTGGGGCTTGTGGAAGGCGCTGCGTGCGCGCAAAAACGCGCCATGA
- a CDS encoding (d)CMP kinase: MIIAVDGPTASGKGTIAKAIAAHFGLPHLDTGLLYRAVGRQVHINGGDPDNADDALAATRFPDELLTDDILRSEETGGLASRVSIHPSVRQALFERQRAFAEQAGGAVLDGRDIGTVIAPEADVKLFITASVEARAMRRWLEMTGREIDIPLMEIEQDIVARDQRDITRKDAPLKAAPDAVVIDTTKLDKEQAIAAAIAAVEERRADR, translated from the coding sequence ATGATCATCGCTGTCGACGGACCAACCGCCTCGGGCAAGGGCACGATCGCCAAGGCTATTGCCGCGCATTTCGGCCTGCCGCATCTCGATACCGGCCTGCTCTACCGCGCAGTCGGGAGGCAGGTGCACATCAACGGCGGCGACCCCGACAATGCCGATGATGCGCTGGCCGCGACCCGCTTTCCGGACGAATTGCTGACAGACGACATCCTGCGCAGCGAAGAAACCGGCGGCCTCGCAAGCCGCGTTTCCATCCATCCATCCGTCCGCCAGGCATTGTTCGAGCGCCAGCGCGCCTTTGCCGAACAGGCAGGCGGTGCCGTGCTCGACGGCCGCGACATCGGCACGGTCATCGCGCCGGAAGCGGACGTGAAGCTGTTCATCACGGCGAGCGTGGAAGCGCGCGCCATGCGCCGCTGGCTCGAGATGACGGGCCGCGAAATCGATATTCCGCTGATGGAGATCGAACAGGATATCGTCGCCCGCGACCAGCGCGACATCACGCGCAAGGATGCGCCGCTGAAAGCCGCGCCCGATGCTGTGGTCATCGACACGACCAAGCTGGACAAGGAACAGGCGATCGCCGCCGCCATTGCCGCGGTCGAAGAAAGGCGCGCCGACAGATGA
- a CDS encoding DUF2238 domain-containing protein — MSGPAGYRGKLWLLTAIWIAALLLSGWAPYDRATWWMEVAPVLIALPILWWSAPRFPLTTLALTLIGFHGLVLMLGGAYTYARVPLGFTVQEWFDLARNPYDRFGHFIQGFVPAIVLRELLVRLGGLKPGWLLATLVLACCLAVSASYELIEFGAAMALGQGADEFLGTQGDPWDTQWDMLMCLIGAAVSLALLTRLHDRQLSAPRD; from the coding sequence ATGAGCGGCCCTGCAGGCTATCGCGGCAAGCTGTGGTTGCTCACCGCGATCTGGATTGCCGCGCTGTTATTGTCAGGCTGGGCGCCATACGACCGTGCGACATGGTGGATGGAGGTCGCGCCGGTGCTCATCGCGCTGCCGATCCTGTGGTGGAGCGCGCCACGCTTCCCGCTCACCACCCTCGCCCTCACCCTCATCGGCTTCCACGGCCTCGTCCTGATGCTTGGTGGGGCCTATACCTACGCCCGCGTGCCGCTCGGTTTCACCGTGCAAGAATGGTTCGACCTCGCCCGCAATCCCTACGACCGTTTCGGCCATTTCATCCAGGGCTTCGTCCCCGCCATCGTGCTGCGCGAATTGCTCGTGCGTCTGGGCGGGTTGAAACCCGGTTGGCTGCTGGCAACACTGGTGCTCGCCTGCTGCCTCGCCGTCAGCGCGTCCTATGAACTGATCGAGTTCGGCGCGGCGATGGCGCTGGGCCAGGGCGCGGACGAATTTCTCGGCACACAGGGCGATCCGTGGGACACCCAGTGGGACATGCTCATGTGCCTGATCGGTGCAGCCGTTTCGCTGGCTTTGCTGACGCGGCTGCACGACAGGCAATTGAGCGCACCGCGCGACTAA
- the rpsA gene encoding 30S ribosomal protein S1, with the protein MATSANPTRDDFEALLNEQLGGAGDEGFEGRVVKGTVTAIENGMAVIDVGLKSEGRVNLKEFMRVDDEHGLEVGSEVEVYVDRVENADGEAMLSRDRARREAAWDKLESEFGEGKRVEGRIFGRVKGGFTVDLDGAVAFLPGSQVDIRPVRDVAPLMDVPQPFQILKMDRRRGNIVVSRRAVLEETRAEQRSELIDKLSEGQVTDGVVKNITDYGAFVDLGGIDGLLHVTDMSYKRVNHPSEVIEIGQTVTVQIIRINEDTQRISLGMKQLESDPWDGVAAKYPVGMKLSGTVTNITEYGAFVELEPGIEGLVHVSEMSWTKKNVHPGKIVSTSQEVEVMVLEVDSEKRRISLGLKQAQRNPWEEFAEKHPVGSEVEGEVKNATEFGLFIGLDGDVDGMVHMSDIAWGISGEDALALHRKGEQVKAVVLDVDTDKERISLGMKQLEKGAPSAEGADSSALRKNQTVTVTVLEVRDGGLEVQVGDDGATGFIKRSDLGRDRDEQRPDRFQTGQKIDAMVTGFDRSKKPTFSIKARQIAEEKEAVAQFGSSDSGASLGDILGEALKKKED; encoded by the coding sequence ATGGCGACTTCTGCCAATCCTACGCGCGACGATTTCGAAGCGCTGCTTAACGAACAACTCGGTGGTGCAGGTGACGAAGGCTTCGAAGGCCGCGTCGTAAAGGGCACCGTAACCGCGATCGAAAACGGCATGGCCGTTATCGACGTAGGCCTGAAGAGCGAAGGCCGCGTCAACCTCAAGGAATTCATGCGCGTCGACGACGAGCACGGCCTCGAAGTCGGTAGCGAAGTCGAAGTCTATGTCGACCGCGTCGAAAACGCCGACGGCGAAGCGATGCTGTCGCGCGACCGCGCACGCCGCGAAGCTGCATGGGACAAGCTGGAAAGCGAATTCGGCGAAGGCAAGCGCGTCGAAGGCCGCATCTTCGGCCGCGTCAAGGGTGGCTTCACCGTCGACCTCGACGGCGCCGTTGCCTTCCTTCCGGGCAGCCAGGTCGATATCCGCCCCGTGCGCGACGTCGCCCCGCTGATGGATGTTCCCCAGCCCTTCCAGATCCTCAAGATGGACCGTCGCCGTGGCAACATCGTCGTTTCGCGTCGTGCCGTTCTTGAAGAAACCCGCGCAGAACAGCGCAGCGAACTGATCGACAAGCTGAGCGAAGGCCAGGTTACCGACGGCGTCGTGAAGAACATCACCGACTACGGTGCGTTCGTCGACCTCGGCGGCATCGACGGCCTGCTGCATGTTACCGACATGAGCTACAAGCGCGTCAACCACCCGAGCGAAGTGATCGAAATCGGCCAGACCGTGACCGTCCAGATCATCCGCATCAACGAAGATACTCAGCGCATCAGCCTCGGCATGAAGCAGCTGGAATCGGATCCGTGGGATGGCGTTGCAGCGAAGTACCCGGTCGGCATGAAGCTGTCGGGCACCGTCACCAACATCACCGAATACGGCGCATTCGTCGAACTGGAACCGGGCATCGAAGGCCTCGTCCACGTTTCGGAAATGAGCTGGACCAAGAAGAACGTCCACCCGGGCAAGATCGTTTCGACCTCGCAGGAAGTCGAAGTCATGGTCCTCGAAGTCGACAGCGAAAAGCGCCGGATTTCGCTTGGCCTCAAGCAGGCCCAGCGCAATCCGTGGGAAGAATTCGCAGAGAAGCACCCGGTCGGCAGCGAAGTCGAAGGCGAAGTCAAGAACGCCACCGAATTCGGCCTGTTCATCGGCCTCGATGGCGACGTCGACGGCATGGTTCACATGTCGGACATCGCATGGGGCATCTCGGGTGAAGACGCACTGGCGCTCCACCGCAAGGGCGAGCAGGTCAAGGCAGTCGTTCTCGACGTCGACACCGACAAGGAACGCATCAGCCTCGGCATGAAGCAGCTCGAAAAGGGTGCACCTTCGGCTGAAGGCGCTGATTCGAGCGCGCTGCGCAAGAACCAGACCGTCACCGTCACCGTTCTCGAAGTCCGCGATGGTGGCCTCGAAGTGCAGGTTGGCGACGATGGCGCAACCGGCTTCATCAAGCGTTCGGACCTCGGCCGCGACCGCGACGAACAGCGTCCGGATCGCTTCCAGACCGGTCAGAAGATCGACGCGATGGTCACCGGTTTCGACCGTTCGAAGAAGCCGACCTTCTCGATCAAGGCACGCCAGATCGCAGAAGAGAAGGAAGCAGTTGCACAGTTCGGTTCGTCCGACTCGGGTGCATCGCTCGGCGACATCCTCGGCGAAGCGCTGAAGAAGAAGGAAGACTAA
- the gloB gene encoding hydroxyacylglutathione hydrolase, translating into MLEIHQFPCLSDNYGYLLHDPASGETAAIDTPDGAEYLRQAEAKGWTITQIWNTHWHPDHAGGNKDIVAATGATVVAPQEVERLTSIDRVVAHGDTVSLGEFTAKVIDVGGHTHGHVAFHIPEAGIAFVGDSVFALGCGRMFEGDPEQFWASLKRVRELPPETTLYCAHEYTQANAAFALHADPDNAALQHYAEEIADKRSRGEPTVPMGLARELETNPFLRADTAEMQQRWGGNTPAETFAAIRAGKDGF; encoded by the coding sequence ATGCTCGAGATCCACCAGTTTCCCTGCCTCTCCGACAATTACGGATATTTGCTCCACGATCCTGCCAGCGGCGAAACCGCCGCCATCGATACGCCGGACGGCGCCGAATATCTCAGGCAGGCAGAGGCCAAGGGCTGGACCATCACGCAGATCTGGAACACCCATTGGCATCCCGACCACGCCGGCGGGAACAAGGATATCGTGGCGGCGACAGGAGCGACTGTCGTTGCCCCGCAAGAGGTAGAGCGGCTGACTTCGATCGATCGGGTCGTAGCCCACGGTGATACGGTCTCTCTCGGCGAATTTACCGCAAAGGTGATCGATGTGGGCGGCCACACGCACGGCCACGTCGCGTTCCACATTCCCGAAGCGGGAATAGCATTCGTCGGCGACAGCGTGTTCGCGCTTGGTTGCGGGCGTATGTTCGAAGGCGATCCAGAGCAGTTCTGGGCCAGCCTCAAGCGAGTGCGGGAACTCCCACCGGAAACGACGCTCTACTGCGCGCATGAATACACCCAGGCAAACGCTGCTTTCGCGCTCCATGCCGATCCCGATAACGCAGCGCTGCAACACTACGCCGAAGAGATTGCCGACAAGCGTTCACGCGGCGAACCGACCGTCCCGATGGGCTTGGCGCGGGAGCTGGAGACGAACCCCTTCCTGCGTGCAGATACCGCCGAAATGCAGCAACGATGGGGCGGTAATACCCCGGCAGAAACCTTTGCCGCGATCCGCGCCGGCAAGGACGGTTTCTAA
- a CDS encoding NADPH:quinone oxidoreductase family protein, producing the protein MKALRVTSLSDDLSGVALTETPVPARSSGEVLVKIEAASLNFPDLLMTQGKYQFKPELPFTLGMELAGEVVEAAPDSGLAVGDRVMGGAKTGGFAEYAAVPARSLRTIPEGLSFATAAAMGAAYSTAYTALVEIGGLAAGQTVLVHGASGGVGLAACDLARAYGATVIATTHNEAKIDALKAASQADHVILNTGSFREQVFDLTEGQLCDLVYDPIGGDVFDESTRCVTFGGKLLVIGFVAGRIPEIAVNIPLIKGFSVVGVRAGEYARRFPDRGKRIAATIAELATTGRIHPHVDRTFALDEWREAFATMQSGGLMGKLILEP; encoded by the coding sequence ATGAAAGCGCTTCGCGTCACATCGCTGAGCGACGACCTGTCCGGCGTCGCGCTGACCGAAACCCCTGTGCCCGCTCGTTCTTCGGGCGAAGTGCTGGTGAAGATCGAGGCAGCCTCACTCAACTTTCCCGACTTGCTGATGACGCAAGGTAAGTACCAGTTCAAACCGGAGCTGCCCTTCACCCTCGGCATGGAACTGGCCGGAGAGGTCGTCGAGGCGGCCCCCGATAGCGGACTTGCAGTGGGCGACCGAGTGATGGGGGGCGCGAAGACGGGCGGCTTTGCAGAATATGCAGCGGTCCCAGCCCGTTCGCTTCGCACGATACCGGAAGGGTTATCCTTCGCAACGGCAGCCGCGATGGGCGCGGCCTACTCCACTGCCTATACCGCGCTCGTCGAGATCGGCGGCCTCGCAGCGGGTCAGACCGTGCTCGTGCACGGAGCGAGCGGAGGGGTCGGCCTTGCCGCCTGCGACCTCGCCAGGGCCTATGGCGCGACCGTCATTGCGACAACGCACAATGAAGCCAAGATCGACGCTCTCAAGGCAGCCTCGCAGGCCGACCACGTGATCCTCAATACAGGCAGTTTTCGCGAACAGGTCTTCGACCTGACCGAGGGCCAGCTTTGCGATCTCGTTTACGATCCGATTGGCGGTGATGTATTCGACGAAAGCACCCGCTGCGTGACATTCGGCGGCAAGCTGCTGGTGATCGGGTTCGTCGCCGGGCGCATTCCCGAAATCGCGGTCAACATTCCCCTGATCAAAGGCTTCTCGGTCGTCGGCGTTCGCGCCGGAGAATACGCGCGCCGCTTCCCTGATCGTGGGAAGCGGATTGCCGCAACCATTGCCGAACTTGCGACCACTGGCCGTATTCACCCACATGTCGACCGGACCTTCGCCCTAGACGAGTGGCGAGAAGCCTTCGCAACGATGCAGTCCGGCGGACTGATGGGGAAACTGATCCTCGAGCCGTGA
- a CDS encoding ATP synthase subunit B, with amino-acid sequence MSEAPEVFATEAAQVLVEEGHGGAPTHAEPELLGFAPFQWVSIAMAVLLLIAFFYVKVHKTIAGGLDNKIAAIKQQLDEAKELRSEAEKLRDEYAAKISNAEKDAEAMVEGAKREADAILDKAEADSKAMVERRKKMAEDKISAAERDAVEEVRSKAAQAATAAARNLIKERHGVDDDRKLADQVISSI; translated from the coding sequence ATGTCTGAGGCTCCCGAAGTTTTCGCAACCGAAGCTGCTCAGGTCCTCGTCGAAGAAGGCCACGGCGGCGCTCCGACGCATGCCGAACCCGAACTGCTCGGCTTTGCGCCGTTCCAGTGGGTTTCGATCGCCATGGCGGTCCTGCTGCTGATCGCATTCTTCTATGTGAAGGTGCACAAGACGATCGCAGGCGGGCTCGACAACAAGATCGCCGCCATCAAGCAGCAGCTCGATGAAGCGAAAGAACTCCGCAGCGAAGCCGAAAAGCTTCGTGACGAATATGCCGCGAAAATCTCGAACGCCGAGAAGGATGCGGAAGCGATGGTCGAAGGCGCCAAGCGCGAAGCCGACGCCATCCTCGACAAGGCCGAAGCCGACAGCAAGGCGATGGTCGAACGCCGCAAGAAGATGGCCGAAGACAAGATCTCTGCCGCCGAGCGCGATGCCGTCGAAGAAGTTCGCAGCAAGGCTGCACAGGCCGCGACCGCTGCCGCACGTAACCTGATCAAGGAACGGCACGGCGTGGACGACGATCGCAAGCTGGCCGACCAGGTTATCTCGTCGATCTGA
- a CDS encoding ATPase: MPQIAQLAETYSSQVFWLLVFFGITFFLIGRGMVPKVMDTVAMRDKQIADDLAAAQAARDRADEQEEAWRQRENENRAEAQALIAAAKSEAASKSEKKIAAAQKRLDKKLTEAEARIAEARGAAMSEIENVAADVTQEIVARVAGASVDEAAAKAAVKEAMANV; the protein is encoded by the coding sequence ATGCCTCAGATAGCGCAGCTTGCCGAAACCTACTCCAGCCAGGTCTTCTGGCTGCTGGTTTTCTTCGGCATCACCTTCTTCCTCATCGGCCGGGGCATGGTCCCCAAGGTGATGGATACGGTCGCCATGCGCGACAAGCAGATCGCCGACGATCTGGCTGCGGCTCAGGCTGCTCGCGATCGTGCTGACGAGCAGGAAGAAGCCTGGCGTCAGCGCGAGAACGAAAACCGCGCAGAGGCGCAGGCTCTGATCGCAGCTGCGAAGAGCGAGGCCGCGTCCAAGTCCGAAAAGAAGATTGCCGCCGCACAGAAGCGGCTCGACAAGAAGCTGACCGAAGCAGAGGCGCGTATCGCCGAAGCTCGCGGTGCTGCCATGTCGGAAATCGAAAACGTCGCGGCCGACGTGACGCAGGAAATCGTTGCACGGGTCGCTGGCGCATCGGTGGACGAAGCCGCGGCCAAGGCTGCTGTGAAGGAGGCGATGGCCAATGTCTGA
- a CDS encoding F0F1 ATP synthase subunit C, producing the protein MDAEAAKLVGAGLAAIGAGMAAIGVGNVFGSFLESALRNPGAADGQQGRLFIGFAAAELLGLLAFVVAMILIFVA; encoded by the coding sequence ATGGACGCAGAAGCAGCCAAGCTCGTTGGTGCTGGTCTCGCAGCTATCGGTGCCGGCATGGCCGCCATCGGCGTGGGTAACGTTTTCGGCTCGTTCCTCGAGTCGGCTCTTCGTAACCCGGGTGCAGCAGACGGCCAGCAGGGCCGCCTCTTCATCGGCTTCGCCGCAGCCGAACTTCTCGGCCTGCTGGCATTCGTCGTTGCGATGATCCTCATCTTCGTCGCCTAA